One segment of Hemibagrus wyckioides isolate EC202008001 linkage group LG05, SWU_Hwy_1.0, whole genome shotgun sequence DNA contains the following:
- the stx2b gene encoding syntaxin-1A isoform X2 translates to MRDRLAELKSGRPSDEEDGSVVVPVDRGGFMEGFFRKVEEVRSIIDKISSQVNEVKKKHSTILSAPNPDEKTKEELEQLMVEIKKNANVVRTKLKTMQQSLPPEDQANRSSVDERIQRTQYAVLSRKFVEVMTEYNDTQVSFRERSKGRIQRQLEITGRRTTNEELEDMLESGNPSIFTSDIILDSQITRQALNEIESRHKDIIRLESSIKELHDMFMDMAMLVETQGEMIDNIENNVRNAVEYVGKANEEVKKAVRYQKSARRKIVYVAICGSACLLLLLIVIVGVFAS, encoded by the exons GGGAGGCCCAGCGATGAGGAAGATGGCAGCGTGGTGGTTCCTGTGGATCGAGGAGGCTTTATGGAGGGCTTTTTCAGAAAG GTGGAGGAAGTCCGGAGTATCATTGATAAGATTTCCTCGCAGGTGAACGAAGTGAAAAAGAAGCACAGCACGATCCTCTCGGCTCCCAACCCTGACGAAA AAACCAAAGAGGAGCTCGAGCAGCTGATGGTCGAAATCAAGAAAAATGCCAATGTGGTACGGACCAAACTcaaaa CTATGCAGCAGAGCTTGCCTCCAGAAGACCAAGCCAACCGTTCCTCAGTGGATGAGCGCATCCAGAGAACACAG TACGCAGTCTTGTCTAGGAAGTTTGTGGAAGTCATGACCGAGTACAACGACACACAGGTCTCCTTCAGAGAGCGCAGCAAGGGCAGGATCCAGAGACAGCTGGAGATta CTGGAAGGAGGACCACCAATGAGGAACTGGAGGACATGCTGGAGAGCGGGAACCCCTCAATTTTTACCTCGGAT atAATCTTGGACTCACAGATCACCCGGCAGGCGCTGAACGAGATCGAGTCACGGCACAAAGACATCATACGTCTCGAGTCCAGCATCAAAGAGCTCCACGACATGTTTATGGACATGGCTATGCTTGTAGAGACGCAG GGTGAGATGATCGACAACATAGAGAACAACGTGAGGAACGCAGTGGAGTATGTAGGCAAAGCTAATGAGGAGGTGAAGAAAGCTGTGAGGTACCAGAAGAGCGCCCGCCGg aaaattgTGTATGTTGCCATTTGTGGATCGGCATGCCTCCTTCTTCTGCTCATCGTGATCGTCGGAGTGTTTGCTAGTTAG
- the stx2b gene encoding syntaxin-2 isoform X1: MRDRLAELKSGRPSDEEDGSVVVPVDRGGFMEGFFRKVEEVRSIIDKISSQVNEVKKKHSTILSAPNPDEKTKEELEQLMVEIKKNANVVRTKLKTMQQSLPPEDQANRSSVDERIQRTQYAVLSRKFVEVMTEYNDTQVSFRERSKGRIQRQLEITGRRTTNEELEDMLESGNPSIFTSDIILDSQITRQALNEIESRHKDIIRLESSIKELHDMFMDMAMLVETQGEMIDNIENNVRNAVEYVGKANEEVKKAVRYQKSARRKYIILAAILLVIIGVLALIIGLSVGLSSKSTITSASSITTSTNPA; this comes from the exons GGGAGGCCCAGCGATGAGGAAGATGGCAGCGTGGTGGTTCCTGTGGATCGAGGAGGCTTTATGGAGGGCTTTTTCAGAAAG GTGGAGGAAGTCCGGAGTATCATTGATAAGATTTCCTCGCAGGTGAACGAAGTGAAAAAGAAGCACAGCACGATCCTCTCGGCTCCCAACCCTGACGAAA AAACCAAAGAGGAGCTCGAGCAGCTGATGGTCGAAATCAAGAAAAATGCCAATGTGGTACGGACCAAACTcaaaa CTATGCAGCAGAGCTTGCCTCCAGAAGACCAAGCCAACCGTTCCTCAGTGGATGAGCGCATCCAGAGAACACAG TACGCAGTCTTGTCTAGGAAGTTTGTGGAAGTCATGACCGAGTACAACGACACACAGGTCTCCTTCAGAGAGCGCAGCAAGGGCAGGATCCAGAGACAGCTGGAGATta CTGGAAGGAGGACCACCAATGAGGAACTGGAGGACATGCTGGAGAGCGGGAACCCCTCAATTTTTACCTCGGAT atAATCTTGGACTCACAGATCACCCGGCAGGCGCTGAACGAGATCGAGTCACGGCACAAAGACATCATACGTCTCGAGTCCAGCATCAAAGAGCTCCACGACATGTTTATGGACATGGCTATGCTTGTAGAGACGCAG GGTGAGATGATCGACAACATAGAGAACAACGTGAGGAACGCAGTGGAGTATGTAGGCAAAGCTAATGAGGAGGTGAAGAAAGCTGTGAGGTACCAGAAGAGCGCCCGCCGg AAATATATCATCCTGGCTGCGATCCTGCTGGTGATAATCGGTGTCCTCGCACTAATCATCGGCCTTTCTGTGGGCCTGTCGTCTAAATCGACCATAACCTCTGCCTCCTCCATTACCACATCAACCAATCCCGCTTAA